The Macaca fascicularis isolate 582-1 chromosome 14, T2T-MFA8v1.1 genome contains the following window.
taggttttcttctagggtttttatggttctaggtctaatatttaagtctctaatccatcttgaattaattctcgtataaggagtaaggaaaggatccggtttcagctttctacttatggctagccaattatctcagcaccatttattaaatagggaatcctttccccatttcttgtttttgtcaggtttgtcaaagatcagatggctgcagatatgtggtattatttctgaggactctgttctgttccattggtctgtatctctgttttggtaccagtaccatgctgttttggttactgtaaccttatagtatagtttgaagtcaggtagcatgatacctccagctttgttcttttggcttaggattgtcttggcaatgcgggctcttttttggttccatatgaactttaaagcagttttctccaattctatgaagaaactcattggtagcttgatggggatggcattgaatatataaattaccttgcgcagtatggccattttcacaatattgattcttcctatccgtgagcatggtatgttcttccatttgtttgtgtcctcttttatttcactgagcagtggtttgtagttctccttgaagaggtcctttacatcccttgtaagttggattcctaggtattttattctctttgaagctgttgtgaatggaagttcattcatgatttggctgtttgtctgttactgatgtatgagaatgcttgtgattttcgcacattgattttgtatcctgagactttgctgaagttgcttatcagcttaaggagattttgggctgagacaatggggttttctaaatatacaatcatgtcatctgcaaacagggataatttgacttcttcttttcttaactgaataccctttatttctttctcttgcctgattgccctagccagaacttccaacactatgttgaataggagtggtgagagagggcatccctgtcttgtgccagttttcaaagagaatgcttccagtttttgccaattcagtatgatattagctgtgcgtttgtcataaatagctcttgtttggttcttttttaaatttcactttgaaattttgtttcttttcctttttatctttgaaatggggtctcacttggtcacccaggcagtggcgtgattatggctcactacagcctcaaccccctgggctcaagcactcttcccacctcagcctcaggctaaaaaaaaagaaataaagaggaggggaggagttggggagagaggaggcagagccTGGAACATAGAGGCAGGAAAGTCTGCCTTATTGTGGAGGCAGGGATATCACTATTCAGGGCCCAGGAACTTCTATACTGCTAAATCCATGCTAAGAAATGTAGAGTTTAGTTAATTAAACAACTTAGCACATTTTTTGTGGACCCTGATCAGACAGGAGAAGTGATGGTTTATGTACAAGCTTTCTCATTCCCCAGAACTTTGAAGAACAACTTTCAGGAAGTATCTCCTGGTCATAATATAtaagagtgtgtgagtgtgtgtgtgcctatatatatgtagatatatgtatgcacacatacactcatatatacctatatatacatgtatataggtattcatgtgtatatacacacacacacacacacgttatgttaatatataaaatatttataatataaatatatgtatatatttttgatagGGGCAGTGTCTTCCTGTGTTGtccagtttggtctcaaactcctggccttcagcaatcctcccaccttggcctcccaaagtgctgggattacagcataagtcactgtgcctggcctcatggtAATTTTAACCTGTAGGAGAATGGGTGGGAGGATCCAGGGGGCCTGAGTAAAGTAGAACTGGGACAATGAAGACAACATCTTGATGGATGCCAGCAGAAAGGTGTCTTCTTGGGCTTCTGAATGTGAAGAGGAGGAGTTCCTCGAGACAAGAAGAGAACTTCTCTTAGCTCTGGATCCCACTTTATGTATCTATATGTCCACacatacatttaatatttatttatcgAGTATATAGCATGTGCTAGGCATTGTATTTATATAGATTTACTGGTGTGCAAGACATGCATAATTTCTCCAAGGATCTTTATTTAGTTGTTCTAatggacacatgcacacaccttcATAAACAGGACATTACTGTATGACAAATGTCACGCAGGGCACGGTGGAAGGAAACTGATGGAACATTTGGTGCTCCACTATTGGAAAGGGAGGAGCTATCTGTGAAAACGTCCTTGAGGAAGCAACTTCAAAGCTGAGACTCCTGCAAGGATTGCATTTAGTCACTCGTAGGGACAGGCTGATCAGCCAATGTAAAGTTTATTTACTTCTGAGCAATGGGCTTGTGACTTCAATATGTTTGTGAGAGTTTCCTTGGCTGAAGCTTTCTCACATTACATGTCATTGTTCAATATCACACAACTAAAGCACCTAAAAGTAAATACTGACTTTAGCTTAATGTTGGACTTGAGGTTGTAAGGTAAAATCAGGGATGAGAGGAGTCAAGGATAGGGTCAAAGTCTCTTCTTCTAGAGGAATATGGTCAGGAGAGAGCAGAACCTCAGAAAtttggggaggtgggggtggcggTGGGTGTTGCTTGAACCAGGTGTTGAGGAAGAATGCAGGAGTTCTGAGGTTTCTGATGTGACTTGGGGGTCTGAAAGTTACTGCTGATCAGCATagaaaaagatgagaagaaaCTTGGCCAGGTAGAGAAGATGGAAGCAGTCCCAAGGAACCATTGAAGGAGGTGTATTTCCGGAGGTGAGTTAGAGCAAATGGCATTTACCTGGGCTCTGCCAGGCTCTCTTCTGGGTGCTCTGTTACTTAttgttctttttagtttttatttagtttcattttagttttagttACATTGATGATGGTCTTCAACAAAGCTGCTTTCTGGATAGCTTTGATGCTACTAAAAATGCCAGTTCTCAGATGTAGGAGGAATCATTCAAATTTAAGCAAGAGaaggtcagtttttttttttttaagccacagCTGAAGAAATAAATTTGCCCATACTTTATTTAGGATGCGAGCAAAAAACTTTGGGAGCATGGGGTACTATAATACATACTCAATACTCAAATTTTCAGTCCAATTTGGGGCCTCAGTAATAACTCAATAATACATACTCAAATTTTCAGTCCAATTTGGGGCCTTCTTATAGGCACCCAGGGGCAATTTTAGCCCCAGGACTCAGAACTGGCCTTTTTAAGACCTAGGAACTTGATAATGACATGGCGGATCTCCTTGGTCTTAATACTGTATATGATTGGGTTAAGCATGGGAGGCACAAAAAGGTAGACATTGGCCATAAGAAGATGAAAAGCAGGTGGGGCATGCTTCCCAAAACGGTACACCAGGGACAACCCCATCATGGGCACAAAGAATACTAGCACAGCACAGAGATGAGCAGTGCATGTCTGAAAGGCACGGTGCTGGTCCTCCTGGGAGGCCAGGCCTGCTACTGTGTGCAGGATGAGTCCATAGGACAGTGCGATGAGCACCAGGTCCAGCATCACAGTGAAAACTACTACCATCAGTCCATACAGGTTATTGAAGGTGGTATCTGTGCAGGCTAGCTGTATCACTTCCTGGTGCAGGCAAAACGAGTGGGAGAGGACCACAGATCCACAGTAGGGAAAAGCCTTCAGGAGGAGGACAATAGGGATAGTGGCCACAGGTCCCCGGAAAATGACAATCAGGCCTGCCCTGACCACTTGCTGGCCAGTGATAATGACCGAATACCTCAGAGGGTGGCAGATGGCCACAAAGCGGTCAAAGGACATGATGAGGAGCACCGAAGACTCCATGAAGGAAAATGAGTGGATGCAGAACATCTGGATTTGACATGCTCCAAAGTAGATATGATGGGAGTTAAACCAGAAGATCCCCATAGTGGTGGGCAAGGTGGACACACACAGCCCCAGGTCAGTGAGGGCCAGCAAGGACAGTAGATAGTACATGGGTGTGTGCAGACGAGGGCTGGTCTTAATAATGATCAGAATGAAACAATTGCCTGAGATGGCCACCATGTACATAAAGAAAAAGGGGATGAAAATCCAGTGTTTGATGGCTTCCAATCCAGGAAAGCTGGTGAGATAGAACATGGGGCTAAACTGAGTAATGTTGGACAGCGGCATGAATTGAAGACTGCGTGAATATTGGGCTGACATTCCTCGGGGATTGAGCTGAAAATAAATGGATATTTCTGGTTACTAATTCTTCAGCTTCACTAACATTCACAACATCCCAAGCAGTACCACGGTCATCATCACCTTTAGTATTATCTACTCCACCCTTATGAATTCCACCAGGCTCACTTCTGAACTTTCTTTGATAACATTGCCCTCACcagtttttctctgtatttctgttATTCCAGTTCCTCTCTGCCTCTTTGCTGGTGTGTCTTTATTGCTCCACCCTTAAGTATAGCTCTTCCCATCCTTGGCAATTTTCTGGCCAtattctattatttcttcttaatGTCATCCACTCCCGTGATTTCATTTACCATCCATATACTggtaaataacaaatatataattcCAGAACTTGTCTTCTCTTTTGATTTCCAGATTCTAGCAACATCTGTACTTTTCGTTATCTCAGTGGCCCAAGTCAAATATCATGTTATATGTTAGACTTCTCCATATCACATCTCTCCGTAGTATCTAATCAACCAATCACCAAGTGCTGGGGTTTCTGTTTACCAGATAATTCAAGTCTGTTTACTCATCGTCACCTTCATTGATGCTATTCTAATTCAGATCACTCTTTCTGGACGTTCCAGTGACTTATCTTTTCTACTACTCTATTCAGTTGACTACTATATAGCAAGAGAGacataaaagtttttaatgaagtaaaaaaggtttaaaatgaCATTCAAGACCCTAccttattttctctctgtatatatcCTATTTTCTTATCTACCTTAATTTTCTCTGCTACATTCATGGTGTTAATGACACTAAACAATTCTTCCAGTTTATCTAGTATTCTTGCTCATATGtaaacatttgtattttcattcttcctgtaataaaaacattttttccttagaTAGCTTTCCCTTAATCTTTGTCTAGTTACCTTCTACTGATACAACCCACCTTAGCTTAGATATGATATCCTTCAGCCTTCTTAAATTCCTCAAGTTTAGTTTGAATACCCTCTCCTATGTGTTCCTATACTTCACTACGCATTAATTACCATGATACTTCCCCTGCAGCATTGTCAATTTCTGTATTGCCTCTATAATGTGAATTGCTTGTGGACATAAACCATGActgtctcttttttaattttaattttagctctAGGCATTGACTTTTTTAGCCACCACACCGTTGGAACCCTTTAAATgttatttgaataaattatttaaaatgtatcacTACCATTAATCTTacttcaataattatttattaattgattCAATAAATAGATACTGAAATTGTGTTACATGGCAGACATgattctattaggttggtgcaaaagtaattgtggtttttaccaTTACTCTCAATGGCCAAAACCACATTACTTTTGCAACTGAGTACTGAAAATATAATGAACAGAAACAGAATAGAGGTAAAAggaaacacatacatacatactacaATGCAAGGTAATGTAATGCAATAAAGAAATGTGGAGTAAAGGAGGAAGGTGAGAGTTATGCATTTTATATAGCGTAGTCAGAGAAGATCTCTCTGAGGAGGTAATTTTAGAGAAGCAATCAAAATCAGAGGGCAAGTGTGTGGCtatcttaaagaaaaacattcaaggaagaaggaagaacaaGTGAAAGTtccagaagcagagagcagcttgacaagtttaaaagacaaaagaaggacAATGTATATTCAATAGAGGAAGCAATGTGGGGAATGGTGGCAAATGCACTTGAAGTGGCAGCTAAATGCTACGTCATGTATGATCTTGCAGGTCATGCAAGCtactttgaattttattataCTTGTGAGTTTTGAGTTGAGAGCAGAGGTGCTGCGTGGATATAAGGCCTACATCACTTTGGCAAGGGGTAAAAGAACGGTCCGGAGTAGATTGAGTTGGAGTCCTTGTAGGATAAATGCTAACATGGAAGCCCCAAATCAATCTATTCCAAACCCAAACTGATTTCTTTTTGCTCCCCTATCTCATTAGGaatgtttctctctttccttcagtTGCCTTGTTCTAAAACCTAAACTCAGGTTCCTTTGATTCCTTCCTCACCCTGACATGATTCAGTATATTGAACCAAATTATTAATATATCAATTCCTTACCTTCTAGTCTTTCAAACCTCTCCTTCACCGTCACTGTCCCTCCTTGAGGTGAGGGGGGCCTCacttcatttccttatttttatttttattttttgcatttttttcttaacatcatAATACTTTTCTGTTTTAAGTGACTAATATTTTATCCCAGTTTGTCTTGTcggtttgtttgtcttttaatttttaatgaaatatctttttaaaaaatacacaggtGCTAGTTTTTTTGTCTTGgaaaatctgctttttttttttttttaaatatgatttctaGGGTCTTTCTTTAGTTTAAAAGATCTCTTTTGGACCATAATTCTGAAATTATTCAACTgtgtatttctaaaatgtttagtttttctttttatgtttaattgaATCAAAACTTATTTTTACATATGGTACGAAGTAAGGCTCTAACTTTATCTTTTCCTAATGGATGGCCATTTTcccaatattatttttttaaacaattcaatatttcttctcccatttgaaatgttTTCCGCCACCTCACTGCTAGATATGGgtctgtttattaattttattttgtgtgatgAATCTATCAGTTCATTTCTAAGACAATACTACATTGTTTTAACTAGT
Protein-coding sequences here:
- the LOC102137006 gene encoding olfactory receptor 51M1, which encodes MSAQYSRSLQFMPLSNITQFSPMFYLTSFPGLEAIKHWIFIPFFFMYMVAISGNCFILIIIKTSPRLHTPMYYLLSLLALTDLGLCVSTLPTTMGIFWFNSHHIYFGACQIQMFCIHSFSFMESSVLLIMSFDRFVAICHPLRYSVIITGQQVVRAGLIVIFRGPVATIPIVLLLKAFPYCGSVVLSHSFCLHQEVIQLACTDTTFNNLYGLMVVVFTVMLDLVLIALSYGLILHTVAGLASQEDQHRAFQTCTAHLCAVLVFFVPMMGLSLVYRFGKHAPPAFHLLMANVYLFVPPMLNPIIYSIKTKEIRHVIIKFLGLKKASSESWG